Proteins from a genomic interval of Heteronotia binoei isolate CCM8104 ecotype False Entrance Well chromosome 5, APGP_CSIRO_Hbin_v1, whole genome shotgun sequence:
- the LOC132571151 gene encoding zinc finger protein 585A-like, producing MVKSCCAINCNNKFSLGNNISFHRFPLGRKDLLKKWVWNIRRKNFCPTRHHVICSEHFQETDYLENVASGRRYLKPDAVPTVFNIPERLKRGPKKRRPLLRRKPPDPEPTKPKPAGVEVLSPGSDVVGLEHSYSLPVSPVLDLHLVSPREQSPADPGAGKGLRLLPTRPKRECRERTKPNFPDGPVVSSDEERRSFRQLCYQEVSGPLELCKRLWELCHQWLKPGKHTKLQMLDLVILEQFMAALPQEMQRYVQGEDPANCDQAVALAEDFLRNQLGREVQRPPAEKTPLGTWHKLQFKDTPQKEARNATSLGDRSLRETTAEDTHLEVPMSEEEMSQEIASSVTIETGDVWESDIEGEPCEVSVGTEGIDAEGNSGNRDGAKNQEGNKPAENCDGKLAGDGQVQANESESCPLKNPPQEVGVSLEKGKRKVFQSPNTEEMSGNMEEMESSQEALQGKTPKENPYKCTQCEESFPKRSQMVMHEKSHTGEKHICSQCGKFFSYQSDLENHERSHSDEKPYQCLDCGKSFREKAYVAQHKRIHTGERPYACSECGKSFFRRGSLILHERIHTGEKLYKCPDCGKSFNRKPHLAVHRRIHTGEKPYECSDCGKNFTVKSALNVHMRTHSEEKPYMCSVCGKSFREKGTLNIHKQSHTSEKPYQCSECGKCFSYTASFRRHKKTHARGAAVKSYECPECGKSFGRKDYLITHRRIHTGEKPYVCPVCGKGFNHGATLVTHKRTHTGEKPYECSECDKSFKQISGLITHRRTHTGEKPYECLDCGKRFILKSYLDVHKRIHTGERPYQCAQCGKGFSCSSYLLRHEKTHTGERPYTCSECGQSFHWKRSLIMHKRKHTGEQTLHECVICGKNFSWTSALAVHMRTHTGEKPYVCSECGKQFSGKWILIQHKRIHTGEKPYECPECRKTFHAKSSLLAHQRTHTGEKPYECSECGKSYSVKANFVAHMRTHTGEKPYECSDCGKSFYKKDRLMTHRRTHTGEKPYQCSVCGKGFNWKVGLINHMRIHTGEKPYACSECGKCFHKKDHLARHEIIHTGEKPYECFECGKSFNQKVALIVHKRTHTGEKPYKCSECDKSFSWKKSLITHQAAHTGKKPYECSKCSESFSRRSHLVEHENTHTVSAFVAAPQELSVEEINTAVMNLDCNTFILTTVV from the exons ATGGTGAAGTCTTGTTGCGCCATCAACTGCAACAATAAATTTTCACTGGGCAATAACATCTCATTCCACAG GTTTCCTCTCGGGAGAAAAGACCTGTTGAAGAAGTGGGTCTGGAACATTCGGAGGAAGAACTTCTGTCCCACCCGCCACCACGTCATCTGCTCGGAGCACTTCCAGGAGACGGACTACCTTGAGAATGTGGCTTCCGGGAGGCGATACCTAAAGCCCGATGCTGTTCCAACAGTATTCAACATACCTGAGCGGCTAAAGAGG GGCCCTAAAAAGAGAAGACCCCTGCTCCGACGAAAGCCCCCCGATCCTGAGCCGACGAAGCCCAAGCCTGCTGGTGTAGAAGTGCTATCTCCCGGGAGCGATGTCGTTGGTCTGGAACATTCCTATTCCCTCCCAGTGAGCCCAG TCCTGGATCTTCACTTGGTGTCTCCACGGGAGCAAAGCCCTGCAGACCCCGGAGCGGGCAAAGGCCTCCGCCTCCTCCCGACTAGGCCGAAGAGAGAATGTAGGGAAAGAACGAAGCCAAATTTCCCAGACGGGCCTGTGGTCAGCTCTGACGAAGAGCGCCGGAGCTTCCGCCAGCTCTGTTACCAGGAGGTCAGTGGGCCACTGGAACTGTGCAAACGGCTCTGGGAGCTTTGCCACCAATGGCTGAAGCCCGGGAAGCACACCAAGCTACAGATgttggacctggtgatcctggagcagttcatGGCCGCCCTGCCCCAGGAGATGCAGCGCTATGTCCAAGGAGAAGACCCCGCCAACTGCgaccaggcagtggccctggcggAGGATTTCCTGCGGAATCAGCTAGGAAGAGAG GTGCAGAGGCCACCAGCTGAGAAGACTCCATTGGGCACCTGGCATAAGCTTCAGTTCAAGGATACCCCACAGAAGGAGGCCCGAAATGCCACCtcactgg GTGACAGGAGCTTGAGAGAGACCACAGCAGAGGACACTCACCTGGAAGTCCCCATGTCCGAAGAAGAAATGTCCCAGGAGATTGCTTCCTCCGTGACTATTGAGA CAGGTGACGTGTGGGAGAGCGACATCGAAGGGGAGCCATGTGAAGTCTCAGTAGGAACCGAGGGCATTGATGCAGAAGGAAATTCTGGGAATCGAGATGGAGCAAAGAACCAGGAGGGAAACAAACCCGCTGAGAACTGCGATGGGAAACTAGCAG GCGATGGCCAGGTTCAAGCCAATGAAAGTGAGAGTTGTCCACTGAAAAACCCTCCACAAGAAGTTGGCGTATCATTGGAGAAAGGCAAGAGGAAAGTCTTCCAGAGCCCTAATACAGAAGAGATGTCTGGAAACATGGAGGAAATGGAGAGTTCCCAGGAAGCCTTGCAAGGGAAAACGCCGAAAGAAAATCCATATAAATGCACCCAATGTGAAGAGAGCTTCCCTAAGAGATCACAGATGGTTATGCATGAGAAGAGTCACACTGGGGAAAAGCACATCTGCTCGCAATGTGGGAAATTTTTCTCTTACCAGTCCGATCTTGAAAACCACGAGAGAAGCCACAGCGACGAGAAACCATACCAGTGCTTGGACTGTGGAAAAAGCTTTCGTGAGAAAGCTTATGTTGCTCAGCacaaaagaatccacacaggagagaggcCATACGCATGCTCTGAGTGCGGGAAAAGCTTCTTCCGCAGAGGGTCACTTATTTTGCatgagagaatccacacaggagagaagctcTACAAGTGCCCGGACTGTGGGAAAAGTTTCAATCGGAAGCCGCACCTCGCTGTCCACAGgcgaatccacacaggagagaagccgtaTGAGTGCTCGGACTGCGGGAAGAATTTCACTGTGAAATCTGCTCTTAACGTTCACATGCGAACCCACTCGGAAGAGAAGCCCTACATGTGCTCTGTGTGCGGGAAAAGCTTCCGTGAGAAAGGAACCCTTAACATACACAAACAGAGCCATACTTCTGAAAAACCATACCAGTGCTCCGAATGTGGGAAATGTTTCAGTTATACTGCATCGTTTAGGCGACACAAGAAGACTCATGCCAGAGGTGCTGCTGTGAAATCCTATGAATGCCCCGAATGTGGGAAAAGTTTTGGCCGCAAAGACTATCTTATTACACACCGGAGAatccatacaggagagaagccttacGTCTGCCCCGTTTGCGGGAAAGGCTTTAATCATGGTGCAACTCTTGTCACACATAAAAGAACACATACAGGAGAAAAGCCATATGAGTGCTCTGAGTGTGATAAAAGTTTTAAACAAATTTCAGGCCTCATTACGCACCGGAGaacccacactggagagaaaccatatgaatgttTGGACTGTGGCAAACGCTTTATTCTGAAGTCGTACCTTGATGTACACAAGAGAATCCACACCGGAGAGAGGCCTTATCAGTGTGCCCAGTGTGGGAAAGGCTTCTCTTGCTCTTCTTATCTTTTGAGACATGAGAAAACCCACACGGGGGAAAGACCATATACATGCTCTGAGTGTGGTCAAAGCTTTCACTGGAAACGTTCTCTCATTATGCACAAACGAAAGCACACAGGAGAACAGACTCTTCATGAGTGTGTGATCTGTGGCAAAAATTTCAGCTGGACATCTGCTCTCGCTGTGCACATGAGGactcacacaggtgagaaaccatatGTGTGCTCTGAGTGTGGGAAGCAGTTCAGTGGCAAGTGGATCCTCATCCAGCACAAGAGAATTCATACTggagagaaaccatatgaatgccCTGAGTGCAGGAAAACCTTCCATGCAAAATCGTCCCTTCTCGCTCACCAAAGGacccacactggagagaaaccatatgaatgttCTGAATGCGGGAAAAGCTACAGTGTGAAAGCAAACTTTGTTGCGCATATGAGGACTCATACTGGAGAGAAACCTTATGAGTGCTCCGATTGTGGGAAAAGCTTCTATAAAAAAGATCGCCTGATGACGCAcaggagaacccacacaggagagaagccataccAATGCTCTGTATGTGGGAAAGGGTTCAATTGGAAAGTCGGTCTAATTAACCACATGAGAATTCACACGGGAGAGAAACCCTATGCATGCTCTGAGTGCGGGAAATGCTTCCATAAAAAAGATCACCTTGCTAGACACGAGATCATTCACACTGGCGAGAAACCCTATGAGTGCtttgagtgtgggaaaagctttaaTCAAAAAGTAGCCCTTATTGTGCACAAGAggactcacacaggagagaaaccatataaatgctcagagtgtgataAAAGTTTCAGCTGGAAAAAATCCCTTATTACGCACCAGGCCGCCCATACGGGAAAGAAACCCTACGAATGCTCTAAGTGTTCAGAAAGCTTCAGCAGACGTTCCCACCTTGTAGAACACGAAAACACGCACACAG TTTCAGCTTTTGTCGCTGCCCCTCAAGAACTCTCTGTGGAAGAAATAAACACTGCTGTG ATGAATTTGGACTGCAATACGTTTATTTTGACCACCGTGGTGTGA